CCACTGGTGCAGACGATTCACATCGCGGGCGTGGACCGCGAGGATCCCAGCGTCCAACGGTGGACCGAGCGCTTCAGTGGCCACGCGGTGTCACCGGAACATGTCGCGGACCGAATCCTGCGCGGCGTTCGGCGCAACCGGTTCCTCATCTACACGTCTCCGGACATCCGGGCCCTCTACATGTTCAAGCGCACCATGTGGTGGCCGTACAGCGTCGCCATGCGTCAGGTCAACGTGCTCTTCACCCGTGCGCTGCGGCCCGCGAAATCCCGTTAGCGCTTACCCCACTCCCACGCCGGGGCCGTGAGCATGGTCAGGCCCTCGACACATGTCTCGCCGAGATCCTTGCGCAACTCGAGCTGGATCGCGTCGCCGCCGGAGTCGGCATTCCCAACTGCGCCTAGGTGATCCAGCAGCGCCGTCGAATGCGTGACGACGATGACCTGCGTCGCGTCGGCCGCTGCGCGGATCAGCGACGCGAGCGGGCGGACCAGGTCGGGGTGCAGGGACGTCTCCGGCTCGTTGAGGACCATGAGTGACGGTGGTTGGGGGCTCAGCAGCGCGGCGGCCCACAGCAGGAAACGCAGTGTGCCGTCGGATAATTCAGCGGCGCGCAGTGGACGCAGCATGCCCTGCTGCTGCAGTTGAAGGTCAAACAGCCCGTCGTGCACGGCGACGGACACGGCGGCGCCGTCGAACGCTTCGGCGACGGCGCGATGCAGATCGTCGAAGCCCGCTTCGATGATCGTCTGGATAGCGGCCGCCAGATCGCTGCCGTCATCGGCGAGCACCGGTGTCCTGGTACCCACCTGGCGTAGCCGCGACGGCGCCGTCGCATCCACCCGGAAGCCGTCGTAGAACCGCCAATTGCGCAGCCGGTCGCGTACCGCGGCGAGCTCCGGATGTGCGCCGGGATGGGCGTACTCGGCGAGGACGCTGCGGTATGCCGGAAGCGCTTGGGTGAGTTTGTCGAAGCCGCGGCCCGATTCCGAACTCGCCTCGGCGTATTCGCGGGTGCGGCGCACCAGCGTCGAACCGGACCGCATCACGGGTCCGACGAACACTGCCTCGCGCTTGATCTCGGGGTCGCGGGCGAACAACGACCGATGACCCGCCATCTGAGGCAGCCCGAGGTCGACCAGATAGCCGAAGTCATCGGACGCGAATCCCAGCTCGAGCGAGACGGGTCGGGTTCGCGCCGTGCCCTCGACCCGTCCGGTGCGCTTGGCGCCGCCGAGTTGTTCCGGACCCGCCCACAACACCGACTCCAGGCCACCCTCTGCCGCCAATGAGCCGATCACCTCGCCGCGGCCGCAGTCCGCGAGCAGTCGAAGCGACCGATACAGAGACGATTTGCCCGTACCGTTGGCGCCGGTGACGACCGTCAGCCCGGCCAGCGGCAGCACCACATCACGCAACGACCGGTACCCGCGGATCGCGATCGTTTTCAGCATGGGTGCAGCGTATTGCCGGGGTGTGACGGGTCAGTACCCGCCGGCGGGCGCCGCGAGTTCCAGTCGCACACCGAGCAGTCGTATCGGGCGGTCCAGTTCGAACTGGTGCAGCAGTTCCAGCGCGGTGGTGACAATCGTCTGTTCGTCGTTACCCGCCGACGGCAGCTTGCGAATCTTGGTGCGGGTGAAGAACGTCTTGGTGCGCACCGTCACCGAAACCCGTGTGACGACCCGGTCCTGGTCGATGATTTCGGCGAGTGTCGTCCTCGCGAGTTTCACCACCGCCGCATCGATCTCAGCGGGGTCGGTCAGGTCCTCGGGGAAGGTGATCACATGGCTGCGTGAGCGCGGAACCCATGGTTGCGCACTCACCTCGGTGTCGCCGCCACCCTTGGCCAGCAACAGAATCCAAAGCCCGGTCGTCGGACCGAAGGTCGACGTCAACAGTTGCGCGTCGGTGGCGGCCAGGTCTGCAACTGTGGTGATACCCATACCCGCAAGCTTTTTCGCCGTCTTGGGACCGACCCCCCAGAGCGCGTCGACCTCTCGGTCGCCCATCACCGCCATCCAGTTGTCCTCCGTCAGCGAGAAGATTCCCGCCGGCTTGCCGATACCGGTTGCGACCTTGGCGCGCTGCTTGTTGTCGCTGATGCCGACCGAACACGACAACCCGGTGCCCGCGGCCACGACCTCACGAATCTGCTCGGCGAGTTGGAACGGATCGGTGGACTCATCGGCCCCGACGTACGCCTCGTCCCAACCCCACACCTCGACAGGATGGCCGAAGTCGCGCAGCAGGCCCATCACCTCTTCGGAGGCCTCGTCATAGGCGTCGGTGTCCAGCGGCAGGAACGTCGCGTCGGGGCACTTGCGCGCCGCGGTGCGAAGCGGCATCCCGGCGTGCACGCCGAACGCCCGCGCCGGATACGACGCGCAGGTGACGACCTTCCTGGGCTCGTTCGGATCACCGTTGCCGCCGACGATGACCGGCAGTCCGGCGAGCTCAGGGTTCCGTCGGACCTCGACCGCGGCCTGGAACTGATCGAGGTCGACGTGCAGAACCCAGCGGGGACTCATCGGGGTCAGGTGCCGCAGACCTTGCGCGCCAAGGTCTCCCACGCGTCACCAAGACGCCTCAGTGTCTGACCACCCTCGGTGAGCTGGTGGTGCACGTAGTCGGCGTCCAGCAGCGCGAGCAGGGCAGTGGCCTGAGCGTCGAGGTCCCCGGTGGTGTCCGCCTCTTCAAGCAGCACCGTGATGTGCCGTTGATGGAGCGTGGCCGGGGCGCTGAAGCGCATCTGCGGGTCCCTGTTGGCGTCCGACAGCAGCGCCTGATGGGCTTTGACGAACTTCAGCCTGGCGCGCCCGAACGCGATCAGCCGTTCCAGCGGCGGCGCACCGGGGCCAAGTGGAGGCGGCCCGAACAGAAAGGCCTGCTGCTGGACCTTCTCGTCCTCGTCGAGCAGGACGATCATCAGACCCGCGCGGCTGCCAAAGCGGCGGAACAGTGTGCCCTTGCCCACACCTGCGGCGGTGGCGATGTCGTCGGTGGTGACCGCGTCGGCACCGCGTTCGGAGATGAGCCGGCGCGCGGCGTCCAGCAATAACGTGCGATTACGAGCGGCGTCGCCCCGCTCCTGCGGCGCCTCGTCGGAGATCGGCAACGCGTGCGGGGGCATGTCACCACTTTAATTCAGAGGGATGAATTCGGACCAAGGTCCGGTTTCAGGATGCGAGGATCCATACCGCGATCGAAAGGGTTTGAACATGTCGGACATCAAGGTGCTCGTACTGGTCGGCAGCCTGCGTGCGGCGTCTGTCAATCGGCAGCTCGCCGAACTCGCCATCGAATCGGCTCCAGACGGTGTGCGGCTGGAGACTTTCGACCGGCTGGGGGAGTTGCCCTTCTACAACGAGGACATCGACAACGCCGATGTCGCCGAACCGGTAGTCGCGTTACGGCAGGCCGCCGCCGACGCTGACGCCGCCCTGGTCGTCACACCCGAGTACAACGGCAGCATTCCGGGCGTGCTGAAGAACGCGATCGACTGGCTGTCGCGGCCGTTCGGTGACAGCGCGCTCAAAGGCAAGCCGCTGGCGGTCGTGGGTGCCTCCCTCGGCCAGTACGGCGGGGTGTGGGCCCACGACGAAACGCGCAAGTCGTTCGGCATTGCGGGACCGCGCGTCATCGAGGACCTGACTCTGTCAGTGCGATCCACGGCATTCGACGGCAAGCATCCCCGTGAGAACACCGAGGTTGCCGAACAATTGCGCGACATCGTGGGCAAGCTGGCCGCCGAAGTCGGCTGACATCACAGCGGTGGGCTCGCGTCGCGGTAGGCCGCGCGTCTGCCTTGTTCCGCGTAGCGCGGGCTCAACGCTGCAAGATGGAGATTGCCGCCGTAGTGCTGGATGACGCGCCAGTCCATGATGCGCCGCCATAACGGCGGGATCATCGCGATCAGCATCATCGTGGCGTAGCCCGACGGGAGCTGCGGCGCCTCCTCGGCGTGGCGCAACGTCTGATAGCGGCGCACCGGATGGGCGTGATGGTCGGAGTGCCGCTGCAGGTGGAACAGGCACACGTTGGCGACGATCGTGTTGCTGTTCCAGCTGTGCCACGCCCGTACGCGTTCGTAGCGCCCGTCGGCGAGCTTTTGTCGCCTCAGCCCATAGTGCTCGAGATAGTTGACGGTCTCGAGCATGCAGAAGCCGACGATGGCCTGGCCGATAAGCCATGGCAGCACAACGACTCCGAACCAGACGACCAGAATCACGAACAACGCCAGAGTGAGCAGCCAGGCGTTGAGCACGTCGTTGCGCAAGCTCCAGTGAGTCGTCCCGATTCGCGCGAATCGTGCTCGCTCGAGTCGCCATGCGGATCGCACGCCGCCGGTCAGCGACCGGCCGATGAACGCGTACAGCGATTCGCCGAGTCGTGAGCTTGCGGGATCCTCGGGCGTGGCGACCCTCGCGTGGTGACCGCGGTTGTGCTCGACGAAGAAATGCCCGTAGCCGGACTGGGCGAGTGCGAGCTTGCTCAGCCTGCGTTCCAGTCCCGCCCGCCGGTGGCCGAGTTCGTGTGCGGTACTGATCGCGATCCCGCCGACAATGCCCACGGTGAACATCAGTCCGAGCTT
The sequence above is drawn from the Mycobacterium gallinarum genome and encodes:
- a CDS encoding AAA family ATPase; this translates as MLKTIAIRGYRSLRDVVLPLAGLTVVTGANGTGKSSLYRSLRLLADCGRGEVIGSLAAEGGLESVLWAGPEQLGGAKRTGRVEGTARTRPVSLELGFASDDFGYLVDLGLPQMAGHRSLFARDPEIKREAVFVGPVMRSGSTLVRRTREYAEASSESGRGFDKLTQALPAYRSVLAEYAHPGAHPELAAVRDRLRNWRFYDGFRVDATAPSRLRQVGTRTPVLADDGSDLAAAIQTIIEAGFDDLHRAVAEAFDGAAVSVAVHDGLFDLQLQQQGMLRPLRAAELSDGTLRFLLWAAALLSPQPPSLMVLNEPETSLHPDLVRPLASLIRAAADATQVIVVTHSTALLDHLGAVGNADSGGDAIQLELRKDLGETCVEGLTMLTAPAWEWGKR
- a CDS encoding NADPH-dependent FMN reductase; translated protein: MSDIKVLVLVGSLRAASVNRQLAELAIESAPDGVRLETFDRLGELPFYNEDIDNADVAEPVVALRQAAADADAALVVTPEYNGSIPGVLKNAIDWLSRPFGDSALKGKPLAVVGASLGQYGGVWAHDETRKSFGIAGPRVIEDLTLSVRSTAFDGKHPRENTEVAEQLRDIVGKLAAEVG
- a CDS encoding DNA polymerase IV, with translation MSPRWVLHVDLDQFQAAVEVRRNPELAGLPVIVGGNGDPNEPRKVVTCASYPARAFGVHAGMPLRTAARKCPDATFLPLDTDAYDEASEEVMGLLRDFGHPVEVWGWDEAYVGADESTDPFQLAEQIREVVAAGTGLSCSVGISDNKQRAKVATGIGKPAGIFSLTEDNWMAVMGDREVDALWGVGPKTAKKLAGMGITTVADLAATDAQLLTSTFGPTTGLWILLLAKGGGDTEVSAQPWVPRSRSHVITFPEDLTDPAEIDAAVVKLARTTLAEIIDQDRVVTRVSVTVRTKTFFTRTKIRKLPSAGNDEQTIVTTALELLHQFELDRPIRLLGVRLELAAPAGGY
- a CDS encoding alkane 1-monooxygenase; translation: MDSTSRAKDRGRTEPGHEVATNKGWRDRKRYLWLLAPIVPSLVAESWFLVQVTGVDLFWWFGPILTFFVVPALDHLVGADAENPPDSALAWLENDRFYRWVTMLFLPGQYLSLLFACWIWAGGGWVHMSPVDKLGLMFTVGIVGGIAISTAHELGHRRAGLERRLSKLALAQSGYGHFFVEHNRGHHARVATPEDPASSRLGESLYAFIGRSLTGGVRSAWRLERARFARIGTTHWSLRNDVLNAWLLTLALFVILVVWFGVVVLPWLIGQAIVGFCMLETVNYLEHYGLRRQKLADGRYERVRAWHSWNSNTIVANVCLFHLQRHSDHHAHPVRRYQTLRHAEEAPQLPSGYATMMLIAMIPPLWRRIMDWRVIQHYGGNLHLAALSPRYAEQGRRAAYRDASPPL
- a CDS encoding TetR/AcrR family transcriptional regulator, giving the protein MPPHALPISDEAPQERGDAARNRTLLLDAARRLISERGADAVTTDDIATAAGVGKGTLFRRFGSRAGLMIVLLDEDEKVQQQAFLFGPPPLGPGAPPLERLIAFGRARLKFVKAHQALLSDANRDPQMRFSAPATLHQRHITVLLEEADTTGDLDAQATALLALLDADYVHHQLTEGGQTLRRLGDAWETLARKVCGT